The Chanos chanos chromosome 9, fChaCha1.1, whole genome shotgun sequence genome includes the window TGAAGAACAGAGGCAAAAATCTGCCTGATAATATTTTGCACACAACATGAAGAATTGTTGATCAGTGAATTGTTTTTCTCTGGCATTGCGCTGACTTGAAATGGAATGGTGACTGATGTAGGCTGGGACACAGAGATTGTAATATTAAAGTGAATGTTGCAGAGGGCAGGAGGAACTTGATATCTCTTTAAAAGGTAGACACATGATTCATAGGGATGTTCTCACTCTTTTCTGCACCTgtaatttcaaaagaaaaacaataatggCAGCGTTAGCAAgtattcaaaacaacaacaacaacaatgacaaaagcaACACAATATTCTATTCTGTAATCTGCATTTATGGCCTTATTCCACGTTCAAGGTTTGGTGTTATCGATGCAAGAGATCTGAAAGATAAATGCCTCTAAACATCGAGaaatcatacaaacacagcactgtgtatTTGTTGACTTTTGGAGGACACATTTCTCTCACCTTCACAACCCTACAAACTGAAGTCAAGAAGGTTGAATTGTTGGAGGGATCGATATAACTGAAAATATGTTGCCAAATTGTGACACAGGAGTGTACAATTTTGCACAGTGAAACAAGGAgacttgaatttaaaaaaaaaaaaaagaaaaaaaaaactgatttccCATGGAATTAAAAAGAACTTCCTGGATTCTTGTGGATTTCtttgagactttttttctcctatCTTTTGGGGGTAAAGAGTGAGAATGATGGTTGAGTATTGTGTATTCATCTGTGAAaaggaatggaaaaagaaaaaaaaaaacatggtttgGGTTGGTGTTTGGGAGGGAGGGTCTGGGTGGGTTTAGGGAGTGATTTTGTAATGAGCAAAAATGCCTGTTAGAACGTTTTTAGTTGCTTCAGGCATCCTATCTTTTGTAAATTAACTGTGACCTCTGTGCTATTTAATGTGTATTATATGGAAAATGGACATAATTCAAatgtggggagggagggaggggggggggggctcttgaTCATCAAATTTTtaccacgcatgtgtgtgtgtgtgtttactttagtatgaatgtgtgtatgtgaagagAAGGCATGGTGGAAAGACCCACAGTAGACTTGTGGGGAAAAGTGTGGCCAGAGACACATGGCCATGTCAGATGTCACTCCTTCAGTTGATCAACAAGATATTTTATCCAACAAAGTATCGGTAATACCCATCAATGCATAATACACTTTAAAACATGGGGTCAGAAACCATTCACAAATCATACAAGTGACAGTATTTGATAGGATGTAACAACATTATGATAGAATCCTTTGCAGAGAAAGCTGATATAGTCTCGCCTTCTAAATTACATCAGCCTTAACACAAagctcattgattttttttttctatctgtgtTTTTGCCCAGCAATTCCACTGTTTGAGTTCATGTGACACTATCTGGAACTTAAACAGAAATTCTAGTCCCCATTGGGAACTTAAGGTGCCAGCAATATGAGGATTCACCTGTTACACAAACTCTGACAGAATTTGAGAAGCTTTATTGAAATATCTACAAATTAAGTAGCTGTCTCTCATTGTCTGCCAATTACATTATTACAGTTATAGTTGAGAGTAAATGCAAGGACAACTGAAATGCAAATCATCTGAGAAAAGCATAGCATACAAATGAATGCTAAGACATAGCCCTTGCCCCGGGTCTTAAACAGGAATAACGCTAGCATTGCCTTAACTTGATGAAGTTTATATTTATGATTTAGCATGCAATTCTACCAACAACGTAGATATCGATGATGAATCCAAATTTGACAGCAGTTTTATATTTCCAATAGATGAATTCTgattggacttttttttccaatagcACATTCAAGAAAGTGAATTAATACTGATTGTTTTCCTGTTCATTCAAAAATGGGTTTAAAAATAGGtttgtttaaacaaacagtTATAAACGAGACTGTactgaacatatttttttttctctcattgccAACAGATCATTCAGCCATTGCTGAATTCTTGAAAATGCTGATGAGTAATTATAGAAGGCTTTTACGGGGCGCTGGCGTAAATTCCTCTGAACTCTTCATATGACTCTAAATTAGATAAATTGAGAAAcatattttgtttgtctgaaataaAGGAAAGTCTATATTTTTGATGATGATCATGAAGTCGCGTAAATATCATAACTGTTGCTTGGGTGATGACTCAAAAAGGTTTGACTGAATCTCTTTTACTTGAGatatgtaaaacataaaacaatatttcGCTCATCATTTCATCTCAGGATACGCCTCTCTATTTGACTAAAAAATGTCACAACATAGTCTTGATTAAACGAACACATACGTTGAATTGAATCATTGAAAACATGTATAGGCTCTCatatttgttattatttatacTAAGTGTTAATTTAAGTTCAAAATGTACATGTAATGTTTCTACATACACATTCTAAGGTTGTGCACAAAGTGGTACTATTCTCTGATGCTAAAATTCATTCAAGTGTATGTTTGGTTTGCAAGAAACATGCAAGGATACATACAAAAAGCCACTTGCCACATAaggcttataaaaaaaaagcaatacacACTGCAGCAAAATCAATGCATGAAATGGTCTGTAATTCTCACAGTTGATCAATCTGGAGTGACATTTTTCATGGCTGCGTAGTGTAAAGGAGgagaaatacataaaaatgagaCATGAAAGTTGGCTTTAAGATTCAGATATCTTGTTCTGTAAATTAAAGGGGGGAACCTTTTTCCAACACAACAATAAAAGTTTACTTTTGTTGCGTTTCTGACTGTTAACGTGGTGTATGTTCAATTCAAAGGAATAACTGAAATCAGCTGACTTTGTCAAATActtcacatcaaaaaaaaaaaaaaaaaaaaaaagagcttatGGCTGGAAAATAGTCATTTCTAGCTTTCCTATAAAGCTGGAAATCAATAAAAGCATGTGGGTGCAATATGGCGAATGTCGAGATTTTTATCTACTGTTCGAGTTTCCGAGAAGAAGCTGTAATGAAGAGCCCTAAGCATTACACCAGCCTATGCAACACATGCCAACAATAAATTCTAATCTCGTGTATTACAAATACAGAAATTATTCTTTAAATTCAGTTTGAAGCCCTGTTTCTTAGGTTCTTTGGATGAATGTACTGTGAGTCATAAGTATGCAAAGCCAACCCATATTCAGAAACTAGGGAAGGCTTCGCCAGAGGGGCTTTCTACACGCAGATCACAGATAAGAGGTCTTTGATGTCAGGCATTTTCTGATCCTTGTTCTTAGGTTTCTTCATAAAAGTGTGTATGCCATTTTGTCGAGACAGACACCTGGAGTTCACAGAGCGATAGATTAAGAACACCTAGCATCTGGCCTTAATCTGCCTTCAGTAGCTGTTTACGTCTAGACAAGAGGCCTACAGTGAATCTGCAGAAAGCACTAGATAATCTAAGCTCAAAGCTGAGGCACAAAGTATTACATTTGTTCCCAGGAACGGTTTGACAAGTTAAACTGTAGACTTTAGTTAGTGTGCGCGGCTCTCACGTTGTCAAACTTTAGCCTACCACACGTCGCTAGCACTTTGAAGGAGGGTTTTTCCATTAAACAAGTGTTTCTGATTTAATATGTGAGATGACTTTTTCAACGGATACTAGTAAAGCACCAGACAGCTTGTAACAAAGGCAAAATCAAAGAGTTCATTAATTGCTCTGTAACCATCCAGCCCTGAAGTGGCTGCCAGGGTTCAGTGGGTAAACACTACTGCCATCTGTATAGGGTTGTGCTCTGATTCCTTAGCCCCTTGTGTTTCCCACTCTGTGCTTAGGGAGCCCTGATCCACTATAAATCCACTCAATCCAATAAAGGCCCAGGCAAGACCCGTGCTAACCCTGAGCCATGGCCACGTCACGCCATTTCCGTAGCCAGTGCTTATTgaggagaaggggggagggagggagggaggagagagagagagagagagagagagagagagagagagagagagatatggaggtAGGAACTGTGGAGATGCTTGATTTGAGCTGCGTAACCTTCTGAATGAGAACTTAAGCTGGCCATTTGACCTAAGCGGAGGATTTAGGCCAGTAAACATCTGACTCATTCTAGAAGAAGCAATCCAAAACATGGGGCAGGGCAGCATGCTGTCTACTGAAGATCAGACAAGAAGAACAATAACTATCAAGAGAGCCTGCATGTTTTAACACTTATCACTATGCTAAACTGATCTTTGTCATACACCATATAATTATATTATCTGTCAGCAATTCTGGCCATTAAACTAGAATTTGACAGGTCAAAACATTTAAACCTTTAGAATGGATAACCATAAACTGGAaagtaaaacacagagctgaATGAGCGGAATACAACTGCACCATCTGGTGGACAGCACGCGTTTAACATGGATGTAAACCACATCACCCCAGTAACCCAAAGcgatgaaaaagagagagagagagagagagagagagagagagagagaacacactaAAAGTGTATTTAATGAGGACATCTCCATCACATTAAATTTGTGTAACCATTTTATTTACATCTTCTAGTCAGCGTATAAAGTCATGTTTTAATAAAATTGCCTggaataaaatggaaaaagaggCAAGAAACCATTTAGAGGCACTGCAAATGCTATCAAAACGTTGAAGACAGCGGCCAAGgatgaatgaacagagacaaaacaagcaCATGAAATATAGAGAGattaatgaaaagagagagaagaagcagCTCTATGAGGAGCTGGCTGATATATACCATCTAGCATAACCCTAGAAGATAACAACATCACGTCCTGAAGGTTTGAAAAGTTCATGAGcagaaaacaagtcaaaaagaaaatggcTATGATAAGGccaacacagaacaaacaaatgttcTGCCACAAAATATTCACAGGTTTAACAGTCTAGCCTGAGAGATGCGAAACTGACAGTTCACTGAATGTGCAGTTCTCCTGTAAAAACCATTTTAGAACTGACACTCAGGAGTAAATGactatatttaaatacatttaaaattaacGCATGAAACAAATCCTGAGATTACAAAAAGCTCTTTTAAACAGTCACAGGAACAACGGGTGAAAATTTGAATCGGGCTTATCGCACGATCTTAAAAGACATCAAAGAAGGCTCATTAAATGTTTCTGACTCAGGTCATTTGCATTTGCAAGCGCAAACCGTTAAAGTCTGTAAAAACGAGGAAAGATATAAAAACATccatttaatttaaaacaatgaTCAAAAGatcaagtaaacaaacagatgaaatcaAGTAACTAAATACATATCAACAGTCATACAACGGAAATATAAAAACCCCTGTGCTTTCCTACAAAACTCTAAACACCTGTTCTAAAACAAATACTTTCGGCAGTTCTCAGCTCCACATTTGCATTCCATCCGAATCGGTTTCATGGGTGAGCTGTGTAAACCAGCCAGACTAAAATTGGAGTCCATTTTTGCGCTCTCTGCATCCAGTGGATCAACTGAAACAAAGTTAAAGCGTGTCAGAAAAAGTGAATTAAGACTTTGACTTGAAACTGAAGTTAATACTCGGGGGAAAGTACATTTCTATGGCATGGTTGGGCAGATGCAATATAGAAATAATGGCAATACTATAAACAAGTTGATCAATATTTTCGATTTCTCCTTTCCTGGCCACACAAATGCCCCTAACATCAGGTATTTTCACTAGATACAGCTATATTATATAGAAAAGTGTACTGTACAGACTTACTCTGCATTTTGTAGTCGAAAGTGAGCTCTTCTCCTGCTTTAATTGCGCGCGTTGAAAACAATGCTATCCTGGGTAGGCGCTCGTCCACATTGTCGATGAAAACATTATATACCTGCAAGTTCGGGTCACACTGGAAAAAAGTGCAAGATGTGGCGTTAAaaatagagataaaaaaaaagacatcatcaGGCCCtatgcttttgaaaaaaaaaggggaaatttGGACTCATGTTCTATGTTTCAGCTGACGTGCAAGTACGATGCCAGCTCATAGAACTTATGATCTGAAACTATTCTCACAGTTTTGGAAAACATGTGGCTCTATCGTCACATTGTGCTTCTCGATGTGTTTAATACAAAGCTGACCAAAAATCACAAGAATTAGATCCCACTCACACTGTGGTTGACAAAGTGGGAGATGTTGCCATAGCGACCTGCGTCCACAGTGTACACATCCTCTACATAGTCCAGGTCAAACAGGTAGGTAGCTCCCTGCCGATCATAGATCTCACCACGTCTCTCAGCCTCCTCTGTTGTGATGATCTGTGAAAAGCAACAATAAAAGTTTACAACAATTACCCTTAACGCTGTTACCACTAATTCCCATCTGTCCAAACAGCAATTCTGGCTATGCATCctaaaaaagatataaaaaaaaaaaaagtccagtgtTTCAAGTTTACATTCTTTAATCCTGCcactatattaaacagtacCTAACTTTGGATTAGAAGTCTTTGTGAAATGGACCTTTAAAAAACTGGTCTCAGACCATAGTTTTAAAAGACTGCTAATATAATtcaagtactttttttttttaaaagacctttaaataaaagtaacacCTCTCCAAGGTACTCCATGACGAAGGCCTTCTTGGGGATGCGTTCCAAGGTCCGCACGCCCCAGCCACGCCCGTTGGCTGTCCTGAAGATGCACAAGTTGTACTGAATGCCCCTCTGCACAATCCTGTTGGCACAGTCTGGCCCACAAAGGCAGCGAGAATTACATTCATAGATGGGCTTGCCTGGGCGGAGACGGACGAGGCCCCTGTCTGTATAGGCCAGACGGTGCTGGAAAGCCCCTGGACAGCAGCCTTTTACAGGGTGACCCAGGCAGTCCTCACACTCACAACCCACCGTCACCTGGTTGATCTccatcccctcccccaccttGTAGTCACTGATGTAGACAAAGTCTTTGGGTGGTCCCTCTAAGTCGACCTCATTTATTACAGAAATATGGCCTTTGTGCCTGCTGGTCTGATTGAGAAGGGCCTCCCAGTGTTTGAGCCTGACTCGCTGTTTGGCCTTCTGCAACACGAAAGAGGCAACATCACTGTCCAGTGCCGTAAGATCTCGGTGATTCTTCACCTTGGCCAGTGCTTCTTCCGTGTCTCTGAAGAACTGCCTCAACAATTTGGGGCATTTCAAGTTTCTCCGTGACTCCCATGTATTCTCAGACTCGGAGTAGCCCTTCCATTTCACCAAGAAGTACTCACGGCCCTGAGTAAGAATACGTCACaccagtaacagtaacagcaaTTTATAAACTGCTTTGGAGAGTGACCATATAACCAATTTAAGTTGTACATATTTGATACCTATTAGGCAGACACCAATTCACACAAGTAGAACATAAACATCTCACTGCCACCCAAATGCCTCTGATCGAAGGTATGCACATAAGTTAGTTTAGTTTTCATCTTTGCTCACTCACCTTAACTTTTTTATAGTTACAAAGGTACTCAACCTCAAAGTCATTAAAGTTGCTTTTCGTCACAGCTAACTGCTTGCAAACAAGTTTCTGTCTCCGGCACAGTGCTTGCAGATCTTCCAACGACAGCTTACAAGCAACACTGCAAACTTCGAAGACAGGCAAAGGACCACACTGTACTGAGCAAACTAAACCAGCTCGTTATATTGTTAATGTCTTGAAGTCACTGACAGTCCATTGCAGTTGTCTTACAAGTAGCTCCCAAGAAAAGTTAAGTAAAAGAAAGTTGACAAGCAATTAAGTTGTACCGATAACTCAAAAGGAAATGAGCGCTATTCATGTCAAAGAGAACTGTAAGGTTATGTTTTCATTAACCTATTCACGTCCTCCGCAATCCAGTTGTTCCGTTTTCTACTTCAACAAACGTTCGAAATCGTGACACACTTCTCCTACCTTTCAAATTTTTAGCCATGTTTTCC containing:
- the suv39h1a gene encoding histone-lysine N-methyltransferase SUV39H1-A isoform X3; amino-acid sequence: MAKNLKVCSVACKLSLEDLQALCRRQKLVCKQLAVTKSNFNDFEVEYLCNYKRRILTQGREYFLVKWKGYSESENTWESRRNLKCPKLLRQFFRDTEEALAKVKNHRDLTALDSDVASFVLQKAKQRVRLKHWEALLNQTSRHKGHISVINEVDLEGPPKDFVYISDYKVGEGMEINQVTVGCECEDCLGHPVKGCCPGAFQHRLAYTDRGLVRLRPGKPIYECNSRCLCGPDCANRIVQRGIQYNLCIFRTANGRGWGVRTLERIPKKAFVMEYLGEIITTEEAERRGEIYDRQGATYLFDLDYVEDVYTVDAGRYGNISHFVNHSCDPNLQVYNVFIDNVDERLPRIALFSTRAIKAGEELTFDYKMQIDPLDAESAKMDSNFSLAGLHSSPMKPIRMECKCGAENCRKYLF
- the suv39h1a gene encoding histone-lysine N-methyltransferase SUV39H1-A isoform X2, which codes for MAKNLKVCSVACKLSLEDLQALCRRQKLVCKQLAVTKSNFNDFEVEYLCNYKKVKVSEQSQGREYFLVKWKGYSESENTWESRRNLKCPKLLRQFFRDTEEALAKVKNHRDLTALDSDVASFVLQKAKQRVRLKHWEALLNQTSRHKGHISVINEVDLEGPPKDFVYISDYKVGEGMEINQVTVGCECEDCLGHPVKGCCPGAFQHRLAYTDRGLVRLRPGKPIYECNSRCLCGPDCANRIVQRGIQYNLCIFRTANGRGWGVRTLERIPKKAFVMEYLGEIITTEEAERRGEIYDRQGATYLFDLDYVEDVYTVDAGRYGNISHFVNHSCDPNLQVYNVFIDNVDERLPRIALFSTRAIKAGEELTFDYKMQIDPLDAESAKMDSNFSLAGLHSSPMKPIRMECKCGAENCRKYLF
- the suv39h1a gene encoding histone-lysine N-methyltransferase SUV39H1-A isoform X4, whose protein sequence is MAKNLKVCSVACKLSLEDLQALCRRQKLVCKQLAVTKSNFNDFEVEYLCNYKKVKGREYFLVKWKGYSESENTWESRRNLKCPKLLRQFFRDTEEALAKVKNHRDLTALDSDVASFVLQKAKQRVRLKHWEALLNQTSRHKGHISVINEVDLEGPPKDFVYISDYKVGEGMEINQVTVGCECEDCLGHPVKGCCPGAFQHRLAYTDRGLVRLRPGKPIYECNSRCLCGPDCANRIVQRGIQYNLCIFRTANGRGWGVRTLERIPKKAFVMEYLGEIITTEEAERRGEIYDRQGATYLFDLDYVEDVYTVDAGRYGNISHFVNHSCDPNLQVYNVFIDNVDERLPRIALFSTRAIKAGEELTFDYKMQIDPLDAESAKMDSNFSLAGLHSSPMKPIRMECKCGAENCRKYLF
- the suv39h1a gene encoding histone-lysine N-methyltransferase SUV39H1-A isoform X1 — its product is MAKNLKGRRICSVACKLSLEDLQALCRRQKLVCKQLAVTKSNFNDFEVEYLCNYKRRILTQGREYFLVKWKGYSESENTWESRRNLKCPKLLRQFFRDTEEALAKVKNHRDLTALDSDVASFVLQKAKQRVRLKHWEALLNQTSRHKGHISVINEVDLEGPPKDFVYISDYKVGEGMEINQVTVGCECEDCLGHPVKGCCPGAFQHRLAYTDRGLVRLRPGKPIYECNSRCLCGPDCANRIVQRGIQYNLCIFRTANGRGWGVRTLERIPKKAFVMEYLGEIITTEEAERRGEIYDRQGATYLFDLDYVEDVYTVDAGRYGNISHFVNHSCDPNLQVYNVFIDNVDERLPRIALFSTRAIKAGEELTFDYKMQIDPLDAESAKMDSNFSLAGLHSSPMKPIRMECKCGAENCRKYLF